In the Halococcus salifodinae DSM 8989 genome, GCGCTGCCCGCTCTCGCCGTTGGTGTCCCATCGATCGCACCGGGAATCGCCACAGCCATCGACGTCTCGCCCACGACGGTAACGACGGTCGGTGTTCTGCTCACCGCGCTGTCGATCGGCGTCGTGGGCTGGCTCGCCTCCCGGTACGCCGGACGGACGATCGACGGGTACACGCTGTAGTGTTCCGGTCGCGTACCGTCGATCGATGTTTCCATGGTCGTTGGGCTCCCGTCGCGAACCGTACCACCTTTTGACCACGACTGCGGACACCGACCGTGCAGAACGTCACCGACCGCACGAGCAACCCCTTCGGGATGCGCCCGCCGTGCGAGCAGTTCGTCCCCGGCTACGGCGACGCCAACGCCGATTTCCACGTCATCGGCGATCATCCCGGCGTTCACGGTGGCGTCGAAACTGGCGTTCCCTTCACGAACGCCGCCGGCCGTCGCCTCCAACGCGTTCTCCATGCAGCCGGACTACTCGACGAACCAGACTCCGACGCCCCAACGACCGACGAGACCTTCTTCTCGTATCTCCACACCTGCGTCGCCGACGAACCCACGCCGGCGTCGTACGCCGACTGTGAGCGCTTCTTCGACGCCGAACTCCGCGCGATCAGCGCCCACGTCCTCCTCCCGGTCGGCGAGCGCGCGACCAGATACGTTCTCGAACACTACACCGCTCGCCCGGTGGCTGGCGATCTCGATATGGACGCACTCCACGCGACCGAACTCCGCGGCGGCGGCTGGCTCGTCCTCCCGGTCACCGAACTCGCGGACTGGACCGAGGACGACGCCGATCGGCTGACCCGCGCGCTCGAAACCCTCCTCGCGACCGACTACCGGCGCGAGACCGATCTCGGCCGGTTCATCCCCGGCGGTGACTCCTACCGCGTCCGGTGACGATTCCGACACCACTCACTGGCAAGCTGCTGCCGAAGACCCCACCGGCGGAACACTGACGACCGAGACGTAGCCTAGCAGCCACACTGATCGGCCAATCGGTGACAGCCGCAACGGTCGCTCACGACCCAAAACAGAACTGTGGCCCGAGAAGGGAACCGGGAACGTGGTGTCCGTTATTCCTCGGCCGACTCGTCGACGTCCAGCTCGAGTTCGTCGATGTACGAGTCGATCTCGTCGTCGTCGAGCTGGGCGAGGCGTTCGGTCTCGACGTCGACGGTGGCGACGCCGATCTCGGCGGCGTCAGGCTCGTCGTCGGTCGCGGTCGCGAGGGTTTCGAGCGCGAGCCCGACCCCGGCGTCCAGGTCCATCTCCTCGCGGTAGTTCTCTTCGAGGTGATCGAGCATCTCCGCGCGGCCTGACCCGACCGCGAGCGCCTGCCATTCGCTCGCCGTCCCCGACGGATCGGTCTCGTAGAGACGGGGTTCGCCGTCCTCGACGCCACCGATGATGAGTGCGACGCCGAACGGGCGCGCACCGCCGACCTGGGTGTACTGCTGGATGTGGTCGGTGATGTCCTTGGTGAGCGTCTCGACGCCGACCGGCTCGCCGTACCGGAGCTGGTTGACCTGGGCCTGCTGGCGGGCGAAGTCGATGAGCTGGCGGGCGTCGGCGACGTGGCCCGCGCTGGCGATACCGATGTGATCGTCGGCCTTGTGGATCTTCTCGACGCTGGAGCGCTCTTCGAGCGGCGACCGGAAGCGCTTGTCGACCGCGAGCACGACACCGTCCGGCGTCCGGACGCCGATGCTCGCCGTGCCGCGCTTGACCGCCTCGCGAGCGTACTCGACTTGATAAAGCCGCCCGTCCGGTGACCAGATCGAGACCCCGCGGTCGTAGGCCTGTTGTTGGGATTGTCCCTGCATAGTTCAGATATCGAGCGACGTCGCTCCCACGAACCCGGGTTCCCCGTGAACGTCGAATCGCCCGTTCCGCACGACAGCGGGCCGCTGTGAGTCCGCGAACACGACGTTTCTCTCGGCCGCTCCTCGGGACGCGCGACCTATATACCTTTCTTCACAGGCACGAACCGTCCCGCTCACTCCGAGCACCCGAACGCCGACCGGCGACCCCGAGATCTCGTCGACGCACGCGATCGCAGCGCGCGCCCGCTCGACCTCCCCGTGTCGCACACGGACGATCGCGGTCCCGTCTCCGTCGGCGAACGAGAAGTCGAGAACCCGGAGATCGACGTCCGCGGCTCCCGGATCGCCAAGCAGGTTCTGGGCGGCGTACCAACACGCGCGCTGGAACGCGTGTTTCCCGGGATCGGCGTCGGGCCACGCCTCGATCGCGATCGCGAGATACCGCCGGCGCGGCCGGAGGTGTTTCGGGAGGTGTTTCATTCCTCCGCGTCCGCCCCGTCCAGCCCGAACGCCCCTGACGCGCCGTCCGCAGCCGTCGCGTCGACACCGTCGCCGACTGCGGCACGTTCGGCGACCAGCACGCCGACCTGATCGTGGACGCGCTCGACCGCGGTGAGCGAAAAGCCCGCGTCGGTCAGCGCGTCCGCGAGCGTCCCGACGGTCGCGGGATCGTCGACCTCGGGGCTGTAAAACGGTGCGTCGGGATCGGCCTCGCCGAAGAGCATCACGTCGCCGAGGACGAATTTGTGGGGAGCCAGCCCCGCGATCGTCTCGATCGCCTCGCGCTTTTCGTCGTCGCTCAGGTGATGCATCGCGAAGTTCGAGACCACGATATCCACGGGATCGTCGACGGCGGGCTCTCGGAAGCTTCCCTCCGCAAGCGCGAGGTTGTCGATCCCGACCTCCTCGGCCTTCGCTTGGGCTTCGTCCATCATCCCTGCGGAGATATCTCGGCCGACGACGCGCTCGGCGTCGGGCGCGAGTGCGAGCGCGATCGCCCCCGTCCCTGTCCCGAGATCGAGCACGGTGTCGTCGGGCTCGGGGCTGGCGTGTTCCACGACGAGAGAGGCACACGCCCGGTACTCGTCGCTGTCCTGACTTTCGTCGTAGGCCGTAGCGTGATCGTCGAACCGTGCCGCGTGCTCCTCAATCGTCTTCTTCATACCGACCACGTTCGACCCCTGGCTCAATGAACGACTCGCTTAGGCGCTCACGATTCCGCGCGGCGAGTCGACTCCATTCGGCGAGCCCCCGCTCGATGTCCTCGCGATCGAACCCGATCGTCTCGCCGATCGCGAGGAGTTCGCGCGGTGCGCGGAGCTGAAGGTGGTTCTCTGGGCTCGCGCTCACCACGTACGGCGCGTCGTACTGGAAGGCGATCTCGCGGAGCTTCCGGAGGTCGGCAAGTGCCTGGACTCGCCGACCGCCGCTCAGCCGGAGCACTCGCCCGAAATCGAACTCGAAACGCACGCCGTTCCGTGCGGCCGCACGCGCGAGGACGTGGTTCACGTCGCCGTCGGCCATCGGACCGGCGAGCACGTCGACGCGGGGTTCCTCGCACGCGAAGCGGTTCAGCGCGCGTGATCCCTCGACCAGCACCAGGGTGCGCTCGTCGCGACAATCCTTGACGCGCGCGCTCGCCGCGGAAGCGTCGTCGGCCTCGATCCCGATCGCGTCAACGACATCGACGTCGTACTCCGCAGCGATCTCTTCGCCGTCCGGCCCGTCGCGATTGGATTCGTCGAGCAGTCCCGCTTCGGCTGCGTTTCGGACCACGATC is a window encoding:
- the psmA gene encoding archaeal proteasome endopeptidase complex subunit alpha; protein product: MQGQSQQQAYDRGVSIWSPDGRLYQVEYAREAVKRGTASIGVRTPDGVVLAVDKRFRSPLEERSSVEKIHKADDHIGIASAGHVADARQLIDFARQQAQVNQLRYGEPVGVETLTKDITDHIQQYTQVGGARPFGVALIIGGVEDGEPRLYETDPSGTASEWQALAVGSGRAEMLDHLEENYREEMDLDAGVGLALETLATATDDEPDAAEIGVATVDVETERLAQLDDDEIDSYIDELELDVDESAEE
- a CDS encoding Rpp14/Pop5 family protein, with the protein product MKHLPKHLRPRRRYLAIAIEAWPDADPGKHAFQRACWYAAQNLLGDPGAADVDLRVLDFSFADGDGTAIVRVRHGEVERARAAIACVDEISGSPVGVRVLGVSGTVRACEERYIGRASRGAAERNVVFADSQRPAVVRNGRFDVHGEPGFVGATSLDI
- a CDS encoding class I SAM-dependent methyltransferase, with product MKKTIEEHAARFDDHATAYDESQDSDEYRACASLVVEHASPEPDDTVLDLGTGTGAIALALAPDAERVVGRDISAGMMDEAQAKAEEVGIDNLALAEGSFREPAVDDPVDIVVSNFAMHHLSDDEKREAIETIAGLAPHKFVLGDVMLFGEADPDAPFYSPEVDDPATVGTLADALTDAGFSLTAVERVHDQVGVLVAERAAVGDGVDATAADGASGAFGLDGADAEE
- a CDS encoding uracil-DNA glycosylase family protein gives rise to the protein MQNVTDRTSNPFGMRPPCEQFVPGYGDANADFHVIGDHPGVHGGVETGVPFTNAAGRRLQRVLHAAGLLDEPDSDAPTTDETFFSYLHTCVADEPTPASYADCERFFDAELRAISAHVLLPVGERATRYVLEHYTARPVAGDLDMDALHATELRGGGWLVLPVTELADWTEDDADRLTRALETLLATDYRRETDLGRFIPGGDSYRVR
- a CDS encoding RNase P subunit p30 family protein, which produces MVNYYEAVRASPDGESTAARLAQTAAEYEFDGIVVRNAAEAGLLDESNRDGPDGEEIAAEYDVDVVDAIGIEADDASAASARVKDCRDERTLVLVEGSRALNRFACEEPRVDVLAGPMADGDVNHVLARAAARNGVRFEFDFGRVLRLSGGRRVQALADLRKLREIAFQYDAPYVVSASPENHLQLRAPRELLAIGETIGFDREDIERGLAEWSRLAARNRERLSESFIEPGVERGRYEEDD